The segment CAGCGGTATTGAGATGAAACGTCGACTAGTCGTCAGCAATACAACAACACAGCAGTTGGCTTATGATTTTGGTTTTGAGGATGCGAGCAATTTTATTAAGTACTTTAAACAACTAACGGGGATGACGCCGACACAGTTTAAGCAGCACTACAAACCATAGAGCCTTAGTGATTTGCGTATAGATACAAAAAAGGCTGACGAAAGTCGTCAGCCTGAGATGATAGATATGAATAGTGGGTATCTTAGATCGCCCAGCCACCGGCGTAGAAGCCGACCAACACCAATGTCAGCAATACGATACCAAAGCTTAACTTCTTCCACTCACCCGCTACCACGCGACCGCAAACTAGGCACAAGAAGCCTAGCATAATACCGGTTACGATATTCGCAGTGAGTACGATAAACACCGCACAAACCAAACCTGATAGCGCATCAACTGAATCAGCAAAATCCAGCTTGCTCACGTTACTTAGCATTAGCAGACCCACATACATCAAAGCTGGCGCTGTCGCGTAACTTGGCACTAAGTAACTGATTGGTGAGATAAACAGTACCAGCAAGAACAGCAAACCAACGACTACCGCCGTTAAACCTGTTTTGCCACCAGCCGCTGTACCCGCAGCTGATTCAATGTATACCGCAGCAGGAGAACCACCGAAGAAGCCAGACGCGATACTGGCTACTGAATCAGAAGTAAGAGCTTTACCACCATCAATGATGTTGCCATCTTTATCCAGAAGGTTAGCTTGACCAGCTACCGCGCGAATCGTACCTGTTGCATCAAAGATCGCCGTCATCACTAGCGCAAGCACACTTGGTAAAACCAGTGGGCTGAATGCGCCCATGATGTCCATAGTGCCAAATAGCGAGCTTTCACCACCAAAAGAAGGCATCGCGAATAACCCTTGGTATTGCACGTTTGGATCAAAGATCAAACCAAACCCAGAGATTGCGATGATCACCAATAGAATACCGCCCGGCACTCGGCGTTTTTCTAAACCAAAAATTGCCGCTAAACCTAGCACTGACATAATCACTGGTAGCGAGGTGAAATCACCAAACTTAACCGGTAGACCCGCCGCCGCATTTTTCTCAACCAAGCCAACACCATTGGCTGCAATCAGTAGTAGAAATAGACCAATACCGATACCTGTACCATGCGCGATGCCTGTTGGCAGGTGGGTCAAAATCCACTGACGAAGACCGGTTACCGTAATAGCGGTAAACACCACGCCCATCAAAAATACCGCACCAAGTGCGACAGGAATCGAAACGCCTTGCCCCAATACCAAGCTAAATGCAGTAAATGCAGTTAAAGAAATAGCACAACCAATCGCCATCGGTAGGTTTGCCCAAAAACCCATAAGTAGCGAACCAAACGCAGCAACTAAACAGGTTGCAATGAAGACTGCACCTTGGTCAAAACCAGCCGCTCCCAGCATGCTCGGTACAACGATCACTGAATAAACCATTGCAAGGAAAGTCGTTAAGCCAGCCAGTACTTCTTGGCGAACGTTACTGCCGCGAGCAGTAATAGAGAAATACGAATCTAATTTACCTGCGCCAGTCGTAGGTCGATTTTCAATCTGTTGAACATCGGATGGAGTCTTGTCAGACATGGGAGTTCCTATTTACGTTTTTAGACCCAAATACCATCAGTGACATCAATTAAAAACAGCGAATAATTGATAACTGAATGGGAGGAAACAGGTCTGTAATGGCAATTTAACAAAGCTGCTAATTTTGGTTAAATAGCGGGAAAATTGCAGACCAGACTATTTAAAGGCGACGAAATTACCTGTAAATGAACGCAATGACAAGTGATTTAAACCTTTGCCGCAAACGTTACCGTAAAGAGCCGTATACAATTATACGGCTCTTTAACTGACAAATAAGAAACAACAGAGCAAGAAGAACGACTTACAAAATTTTGATCAATTGATCGAGCAGTTTACGCACAGCGCTCGTCAACTGAGGATGCTTTTCACTCAACTGAACTAAGCGCGGAGAATAGTCATAATAGAGATCAATCAGCCAATCTCCACCCGGAAGTTTACTCAGGACTTCATCTCTGAATTTTCTCAACTTATTTATCTTACTCGGTTGATTAGCATAAATTTTAGAAGCCACAAAACAACGCGAGTCACTCGAGGCTTGCGCTATCGGCGCCGAAATTTTCGGCTGAATAACGAACGTCTCTTTATCTTGTGCCTCAACTTGTAGATTCAGCTGTTTACCTGAACGACTCACAACCTGCCAGGTGGTTGAACTTGCTGCCGCTATCTCAACATCGATATTATCGAACATATAGTAAGAGCCTTCGATGGTTAGAGAGATTAAGTAAGGTGACTGTCGTGGTGTTGCTGTAATTGCGATTTTTTGCTCGCCCATTTCAGAGACGCTTACAACATCAGCCTGATCAGTAGAGACTTTGATATTAGCCCCTTGAGTGCTGCGTAATACCCAATCCTGCGTTTCTACCACTCGATAAGTGAGCGTCGACAAATACGCATTATTGATTAACGTAAACGACCACTCTCCAACTTCACTGGTATCAAGTTGAATTTGACTACCACTCAAACTTATTACCTTTCCATCAGGATCATCCACTAATTGATAGTTCGCTGAACTATCCAAATCAAGCAACATCTCGGCGGTCGTATTCAGAGGTATATCGGCAAAGGCTCTCACCATTGTTGGTGCAAATAGGTTGCCGGACTCTACTTCACCACTGTATGAGGAGAAAACGTCAATCGGAGACTGCTCATCAAACTGGTACTGATAATTGGCGCGCACTCGATAGCGCACCGATTGATTCTCATCCAGCTCAATACTCAGTTGATTGTTTGGGGCAACAACGGTTGCAATAGTCGTGAATCGACCATTTTTAAATTCTTGTATTTCATAACTGTGCGCCCAGATACTGCCACGCCAATCTAGTAGTAACTGTTGATCATGAGAAGATAACTTAACTTCGCTTGGGGCTATCAGTTCACTTTGATACGGATACGAAACGAGTAATTCACCATTGCTTCCATAACCCTGAAAGTAGCCATAAGGCAGTTCTGAATACTCAAATTCAACTCGTTCAGCGGTAGCTAGTGTAGTGGTGAGCGCCCACTCACTTTCATCTGCAAGCGCTGGTCTAAACGACCAATTAGTCACTTGGTCTAACAATATTCCCGACAGAGTAATTTGGGTGACTGATGTATCTACGCTGACAATTGAGGTGGGGATGCTGCCCAACGTTATCGCGCCTATAGCATCTAAACGCCCCTGCGCATTAACTTTGCCAATCAGACTTCGTTCGGGTTTGACCGAATTCAACAATTTGGCATTTATTTGTGTTGCTGATAAGTGGCTATCTTGCTGCCAAAGCATCGCAGCGACACTACTGACGATAGGTGCTGCCATTGAAGTACCAGAGAGAACTTGGGTTTGCTCATCTGGATATAAACTCAAAATATCCGTCCCACTAGCCGCAATATCGACCAATGTGTAGCTGTAGTTACTGGATGGATTTAGTCGATTGCTAGAACTATCCCAGTTAGCAACCGCTAACATACCATCAAGTTGAACTGAGTAGTTAGCTGGATAAACGCGGGCGTTCTCATTATTACTGCCACTATTCCCAGCAGCTGCGATTTGTACTATTCCACGCTGATTGGCATCAAATAAGACATCACGAAGAGCGATAGATTCACTACTGGTCACCCAGGAATGATTGATGATATCTGCGCCGGCATCAATTGCCCATTGGATCGCTTCAATGCTGTCAGAGATCGTACCGTTACCATAGTCACCTAAAAAACGAATCGGGATCACGCTAGCACTAACACAAGCCCCTTCCACCTGACCTAAATCACTACTAAACTCGCTACTGATGATCCCCGTCACATGAGTACCATGACCATACCTATCATCCACTGACGGATTATGATCAATCACGCTTTTAGCTTGTTCAAAATAAGTATTCCCCCAGCCAGTGTGTTGTTCATCAACCCCGGAATCTATCACTGCGATCTTCACTTGGTCGCACTGCCTTTCAATTGCGCTTAACGCTGCAATGCCATCCTCCAGCAAGTGGTCATTCACACTGACACTGCTTGTCGTCGCAATATCGCCCGTTGAAATGGCTGGAGCGCGCTCTAAGTAACTCACTCTAGCACCGGTACGATTGACAAGCTCACTAGGCGAAGGTGACTCAACTAATACGTCTCCATTTAAAAAGCGATAGATGACTCGGCTCTCGAGCTGGGAGAGTTGATTGTGTGTGAGCAGATCATTGGCAGGGATGCGTACTAGCCAAGGTGCATCATTTGCCTGCGAGAGGGGAGCGAATGAAAACAACATAGCAGCGACGAGAGGTAGGGTCTGGGTACCACGGAAAATCACAGAAAATCCTTTTACTGTATTTATATAAAAAAAAGCCCCATTACTATGGGGCTCATTCACTGCGATTACTCTATACCAACCTCTGCGTTGGTTTCTAGGTTCATCGCCAATTGAGAGGCGGTTAATGTGACTGGTTGCACACACATAGTAACGTCTTCGCTATGTGTCCATGGCGTCACTGTTGGTGCTGCTGAAACATTACAATCGACGGTATATTCATACTCTTCCGTCTGTTCACTCCAGCCACCACTGAAGCTGCAATATTGACTATTCTCAACGTAAGCACCCGCTTCAAACAGCTCTAACACTCCATCGCCATTAAAGTCAGCGACAGTGGTAATTTCGTCTTCGACGATAGCCAAACGATCCAAGATTAACGCTTTCTCTTCATCACTATCGTATTGACCATTTATGATGCGTTCTCTTTCAAGTTCAATATCACTAAACACCCCACCTTCTGCGACTAGTTCGTTAAAGGAACCTGCAACCCAACGTTGATTTACCTCATCCCATAGATACTGATTACTAAAGCTTGTCGAACCATATTCAAAGGTATGACAGTTATCTTCCGCTGGACGACTCACCAACCCAGCTTCAACTGCGATCTCATTTAAGCTAGCATCAAGATAAGGCGTAGGCGCAATCGGTTCTCCTCGGCTAGCTTCATAACCCCAACTGTAGCTACCTTGCACTTCAATTAGACTGCCCACGATAGTTGAGCCATCTTGTAACTCTAACCTCTGACCTTGTAAGTCATTAAAAACATTGTGCCAGTGGTCGCCACTTTCACTATAAAAAGAAATATAAGCGATCTCCATATCTTGGTACTCAGCCCAAGCATTACCATCCCAGTATCCCGGGTTATAGTAATGGTCTAAGTTGTACCAATTCCCTAATTCACTCTCTTCAACATCATACAAACCAAATCTAATGTGGCTAAAATGATTAGTCACTGCTTGTGTCGTTTCATCAAAAGTGGTTGTACCGACAAACAATGCTCCTAATGACAAGCCATATTGATCACCTTCGGCAGCATACTCTTGTAACAGGTAGCCAAGTTCGGTGTAAAGGCGGTTCCAACCGGTATAAGGCCAAGGGCCACCGTTCTCAAAGATGACGTCAGTATCCTCGATTCGCGGCAAAAGATTAAACTCATCATTTCCGTCAACTATGCGGAAGATTGGCTGATACAAGCTTGATAATTGAAATGCTTCTAAGTCACTTGGTGACCAAGTTGCATATTCAGCTTGTTCAGGTGTAATCCCCAACACTGCGCGCACCTCGTAATCACTGATCTCTAGTTGATTGGTATTTTTATTTGAAGACTCTGCAAGTGGCGCAGGATAAGTCAAAGCTGTAGGCAAATGAATACCTTTGATCGCCCCAGTAATACCAAGAGCTTCCGCAGCTGTTTGCACACCATCTTGAGTCCAATCCCAGTCAACTTGCGAAGCGGTATTCAATAATTGCAAGTTTAGTGGCGTTGTCGCTGTCCAGGTTGCTTCAACACCACGCAACTTCAAACTGTGGGAACCTTCACCTAAAGTGACATAGCTAACACTGGTTTCCTGCAGGTTACTCTCAGCATCGTAAAATGCTGCCTCTACTCGATACTTACCAGGATTGAGTTCAACACCTGTGGTTGGCGCAGCCGCATTTAAGTAAGCAGTTGTCGCGATAATACCTCGCGTTCCTACGCTCTGCAGCTCACTACAAGTCAGCTCTTGATCGCCGACATAATGCAGGTAATTATCATCTATCTCTGGCTCATAGTTGTACTCAAGACACGCTTCTAAGCCATCAACAGCTTGTTCCGCTTCATCGACACTACCAATATATTCGGTGTTGTAGAAACTCACTTGAATCTCTTGTGAATCACCAATCCAAGCCGCATCAACTTCGCTCTGAGGAAACTTAGCTCCCAGCGTCACTTTCGCTGGGGCTACGGCGTTGACTGATTCACTGCCTGTCGAGGCTTGATCTGACTCAGAATTACACCCTGCCAATAAACTTGCGGCTACCAAGCAAGCGCTTAATTTACTTAATCTAAACTCTCTATACATTTTTCAATTCCTTTCGAAAATTACTCGATCACGATTCCCACGTTGCCATCGAACTCCGTGATGGCAAATTCAACAGTTTGCTCATCCGACTGACCACTGCTGTCGGTAACAATAACGGTCGCTTGGTATTGCCCCAATGCAATCGTATTGGCTGGGATTTCTAACGTTTCTGTGTTTGAGGTATAAGGAAGATTTGGAGAGAAGCTCCATTCAAATGAAAGCTCTTGGTCAAAATCATCACTTGTTACCGCAGTAAAAGAGATCGCGGCACTATTTAACCCTTGACCATTTTGAGCTTGAGTTGCTGGCGTGACTGTAAATTCACGCAGTTGAGGAGGAAGATCCTCTACCACAACAATTTGATAGTCCACAGAGGTTG is part of the Vibrio ponticus genome and harbors:
- a CDS encoding NCS2 family permease; this translates as MSDKTPSDVQQIENRPTTGAGKLDSYFSITARGSNVRQEVLAGLTTFLAMVYSVIVVPSMLGAAGFDQGAVFIATCLVAAFGSLLMGFWANLPMAIGCAISLTAFTAFSLVLGQGVSIPVALGAVFLMGVVFTAITVTGLRQWILTHLPTGIAHGTGIGIGLFLLLIAANGVGLVEKNAAAGLPVKFGDFTSLPVIMSVLGLAAIFGLEKRRVPGGILLVIIAISGFGLIFDPNVQYQGLFAMPSFGGESSLFGTMDIMGAFSPLVLPSVLALVMTAIFDATGTIRAVAGQANLLDKDGNIIDGGKALTSDSVASIASGFFGGSPAAVYIESAAGTAAGGKTGLTAVVVGLLFLLVLFISPISYLVPSYATAPALMYVGLLMLSNVSKLDFADSVDALSGLVCAVFIVLTANIVTGIMLGFLCLVCGRVVAGEWKKLSFGIVLLTLVLVGFYAGGWAI
- a CDS encoding S8 family serine peptidase, which codes for MIFRGTQTLPLVAAMLFSFAPLSQANDAPWLVRIPANDLLTHNQLSQLESRVIYRFLNGDVLVESPSPSELVNRTGARVSYLERAPAISTGDIATTSSVSVNDHLLEDGIAALSAIERQCDQVKIAVIDSGVDEQHTGWGNTYFEQAKSVIDHNPSVDDRYGHGTHVTGIISSEFSSDLGQVEGACVSASVIPIRFLGDYGNGTISDSIEAIQWAIDAGADIINHSWVTSSESIALRDVLFDANQRGIVQIAAAGNSGSNNENARVYPANYSVQLDGMLAVANWDSSSNRLNPSSNYSYTLVDIAASGTDILSLYPDEQTQVLSGTSMAAPIVSSVAAMLWQQDSHLSATQINAKLLNSVKPERSLIGKVNAQGRLDAIGAITLGSIPTSIVSVDTSVTQITLSGILLDQVTNWSFRPALADESEWALTTTLATAERVEFEYSELPYGYFQGYGSNGELLVSYPYQSELIAPSEVKLSSHDQQLLLDWRGSIWAHSYEIQEFKNGRFTTIATVVAPNNQLSIELDENQSVRYRVRANYQYQFDEQSPIDVFSSYSGEVESGNLFAPTMVRAFADIPLNTTAEMLLDLDSSANYQLVDDPDGKVISLSGSQIQLDTSEVGEWSFTLINNAYLSTLTYRVVETQDWVLRSTQGANIKVSTDQADVVSVSEMGEQKIAITATPRQSPYLISLTIEGSYYMFDNIDVEIAAASSTTWQVVSRSGKQLNLQVEAQDKETFVIQPKISAPIAQASSDSRCFVASKIYANQPSKINKLRKFRDEVLSKLPGGDWLIDLYYDYSPRLVQLSEKHPQLTSAVRKLLDQLIKIL